Proteins from a single region of Bacteroidota bacterium:
- a CDS encoding DinB family protein → MNWVQEIDKITLDADLLFSELIHDQLNWKPNSQTWSIAQNLEHLIKVNETYYPVLSALKNGVYKKPFLGNFDFIVSFLGKTVLNAVNPDRKKKMKTFSIWEPTQSSVGNDIISRFKKHQTELQKQLSDANELLTNRIVISSPANKNVVYSLEMAFDIILTHEQRHLEQAKEILRELKK, encoded by the coding sequence ATGAATTGGGTACAAGAAATTGATAAAATAACATTGGATGCGGACTTGCTATTTAGCGAGCTAATCCATGATCAACTAAATTGGAAACCAAATTCCCAAACTTGGAGCATTGCTCAAAATTTGGAACATTTGATAAAAGTTAATGAAACTTATTATCCTGTTTTGAGTGCTTTAAAAAATGGAGTTTACAAAAAGCCCTTTTTGGGGAATTTTGATTTTATAGTTTCATTTTTGGGGAAAACAGTTTTAAATGCCGTAAATCCTGACAGAAAGAAAAAAATGAAAACTTTTTCAATTTGGGAACCAACACAAAGCAGTGTAGGAAATGACATAATATCTCGGTTTAAAAAACATCAGACCGAGTTACAAAAACAATTAAGTGATGCCAATGAACTCTTGACTAATCGAATCGTAATTTCTTCACCAGCAAATAAAAATGTCGTATACAGCTTAGAAATGGCATTTGACATTATCCTAACTCACGAACAACGTCATCTGGAACAGGCTAAAGAAATCCTAAGGGAATTAAAAAAATGA